From Dehalococcoidales bacterium:
ACAGGGGTAGATGGTTCCGCTTTCCTCACCTGCTTACCAAGGTCATTGAACATGGCTTTGACCCTGCCCCAGGTATTACCGACAACCACCGTGTTGCCCGGTCGAAGGGTCCCGTTCTGTATCAGTACCGTAGCTAGCGGCCCCTTGGTCTTGTCCATCTTAGCTTCGATAACCACTCCCTCCGCGGGACGGGCCGGGTCTGCATTCAACTCCTCCATCTCAGCCACAATCAGCAGGTTCTCCAGCAACTCGGGGACGCCCAGGTTCTCCCTGGCCGAAATCGGAACGCAAATCGTATCACCGCCCCATTCCTCAATCAGCAAACCGGCCTCGTTTAGCTGTTGCTTGACCAATTCCGGGTTTGCATCAGCCTTATCAATCTTGTTAATCGCCACCACGATAGGCACTCCAGCCGCTCGAGCATGATTGATGGCTTCCAGGGTCTGGGGCATTACTCCGTCATCAGCCGCCACCACCAGAATGGCAATATCGGTTATCTGGGCGCCATGGGCGCGCATCGCGGTGAAGGCTTCATGTCCCGGAGTATCCAGAAAGGTAATTTTTTGACCGTCAATCTCCACCTGATAAGCACCAATATGCTGGGTGATTCCTCCGGCTTCAGTATCCATAACATGAGTCTTACGGATAGCATCAAGCAGCCTGGTCTTACCGTGGTTAACATGGCCCATGACCGTAACCACCGGAGGACGCGGCTTGAGGTTACCGAGTTCTTTATCCTGCTGGAGCTGCTGTCTTTTAGCTTCCCTGACAAGAGTGGTTGACTTCCGCCCCTTTTGAGGTTGAGGGTGCGCCTCATAATTAAGATGGGCCGCCACGGCCGCAGCGGCTTCATAATCAATAGTTTGATTAATATTAGCCATAATCCCGTTGCTCATCAATCGCTTAATGACTTCAACACCGCTGACCTGCAGGAGTTCAGCCAGTTGCTCGACACTTATTACGCGAGGGATTTCAATCACGCGAGGTTGTGAAGATGAAGGAGTGGCGGTGACCTTCTCATCTGACGATTCCGCTATATTACTCTGCTTACCAGCCCTGACCACTAATCAACTCCTTCATACAGGTCTTTCCCATACTTTATCAGCCGTTCCCGATTATCCTGAGTAAGAATGACCCGCAGCGTGTGCTCTAATCTGTTACCTTTAAGCCCGGTTTTCCAGCACCCGGCTAAAGGACATAAATACGCACCGCGCCCCTTCTTCTTACCATCAATATCAACTTCCACACTACCATCAGCTACCCGCACCAGACGAACCATCTCCGACTTTGCCTTTACCTGGCGGCAAGCCAGGCAGGTCCGCTGCGGTAGCTGCTTGGCAGTAAGACTACTCGAATTCCTCATCATCCAGGAAGATGTCAGAGTCCCGGCGCGACCTCCTGGTCACGACCGCATCCTCCTTGCTCTCCGTCTCACGCTGTCCTTTCTTTTT
This genomic window contains:
- a CDS encoding YlxR family protein, whose amino-acid sequence is MMRNSSSLTAKQLPQRTCLACRQVKAKSEMVRLVRVADGSVEVDIDGKKKGRGAYLCPLAGCWKTGLKGNRLEHTLRVILTQDNRERLIKYGKDLYEGVD
- the infB gene encoding translation initiation factor IF-2 → MVRAGKQSNIAESSDEKVTATPSSSQPRVIEIPRVISVEQLAELLQVSGVEVIKRLMSNGIMANINQTIDYEAAAAVAAHLNYEAHPQPQKGRKSTTLVREAKRQQLQQDKELGNLKPRPPVVTVMGHVNHGKTRLLDAIRKTHVMDTEAGGITQHIGAYQVEIDGQKITFLDTPGHEAFTAMRAHGAQITDIAILVVAADDGVMPQTLEAINHARAAGVPIVVAINKIDKADANPELVKQQLNEAGLLIEEWGGDTICVPISARENLGVPELLENLLIVAEMEELNADPARPAEGVVIEAKMDKTKGPLATVLIQNGTLRPGNTVVVGNTWGRVKAMFNDLGKQVRKAEPSTPVEILGLNSVPQEGDTMTAVAGERQAKALLEKRQTEMQAGAVSSRSVTLGNLFEQVKTGQVKELNIILKTDVQGSIEPIVTSLEQLSTDEVKVRIIHSSTGNVTESDVMLAIASKGLIIGFNADSEPGARRLAALESVSIRNYDVIYNLLNDIAKALKGMLQPTKVEVIDGRAEVRAVFTAGKREKAAGVYVTEGKVTRGVSVRVRRGTEVVHESIVISLKRFKDDVREVATGYECGVGVKDFNDFEVGDILEFFRIEEVI